From the genome of Nodosilinea sp. FACHB-141, one region includes:
- the hisC gene encoding histidinol-phosphate transaminase, translated as MSYVRPNIDAMAGYVPGEQPRPGTGIIKLNSNENPYPPSPQVIEVLRHFENELLRRYPDPFARNFCQAIADVLGVPADWIIVGNGSDDLLNLLVRACADDAARPIVYPTPTYVLYRTLAALQPATVVEVPYPDDFQFPLKDLVAAQGAITFIATPNSPSGHVVALSDLRDLAQQASGLVVVDEAYVDFAEGSALSLVQEFDNVVVLRTLSKGYGLAGLRLGFGIANPALLAELFKVKDSYNVDALAIALGTAAMRDQAYKNTCVDKIKSSRAALTKELRHLGFTALDSHGNFVLATPPQPNAEQLYLALKEQGILVRYFKQPRLDDKLRISVGTEEQNHALIAALVRLLPSLQP; from the coding sequence ATGAGTTACGTTCGCCCCAACATAGATGCGATGGCTGGCTACGTGCCGGGAGAACAGCCTCGCCCTGGCACAGGCATTATTAAGCTCAACTCCAACGAAAACCCCTATCCGCCCTCTCCCCAGGTGATTGAGGTGCTGAGGCATTTCGAGAATGAGCTGCTCAGGCGGTATCCTGACCCTTTTGCCCGCAACTTTTGTCAGGCGATCGCCGATGTTCTAGGCGTACCGGCGGACTGGATCATTGTGGGAAACGGGAGCGACGATCTGCTCAATCTTTTGGTGCGCGCCTGTGCCGATGACGCCGCCCGACCGATTGTCTACCCCACCCCTACCTACGTGCTGTACCGCACCCTGGCGGCGCTGCAACCCGCCACCGTGGTCGAGGTTCCCTATCCCGACGATTTTCAGTTTCCTCTAAAGGATTTGGTGGCGGCCCAGGGGGCGATCACGTTCATTGCCACTCCAAACAGCCCTTCGGGCCACGTGGTGGCGCTGTCTGACCTGCGAGACTTAGCACAGCAGGCTTCAGGACTGGTCGTGGTAGATGAAGCCTACGTGGATTTTGCTGAGGGTTCAGCGCTGTCGCTGGTGCAGGAATTCGACAACGTTGTGGTGCTGCGCACCCTATCGAAGGGCTATGGGCTGGCGGGGCTGCGGCTGGGGTTTGGCATTGCCAATCCGGCGCTGTTGGCTGAGCTATTTAAGGTCAAAGACAGCTACAACGTCGATGCTCTTGCGATCGCCCTAGGAACGGCGGCCATGCGCGATCAGGCCTACAAGAACACCTGCGTAGATAAAATCAAATCCTCGCGAGCAGCATTAACCAAAGAACTGCGGCATCTGGGGTTTACTGCGCTCGATTCCCATGGCAACTTTGTCTTGGCTACGCCGCCCCAGCCCAACGCCGAGCAGCTGTATCTGGCCCTAAAAGAGCAGGGCATTTTGGTACGCTACTTCAAACAACCCCGGTTAGACGACAAGCTGCGGATTTCGGTAGGCACCGAGGAGCAAAACCACGCGCTGATCGCGGCCCTAGTACGTTTACTACCATCTCTACAACCTTAG